A region from the Azospirillum thermophilum genome encodes:
- the lnt gene encoding apolipoprotein N-acyltransferase yields the protein MSGWRRLAVAAALGGLATFALPPADAVPLLLIAFPGLLWLLDGVRTGRGAFATGWVFGFGHHLLGLYWVSAALFTDIGRFWWALPLSAAGLPVLMAMFSGGAVWLFHRLRSRGMAQGLGRPLLFAACWGLFEWLRGHVFTGFPWNLIGYSWDGVLPVLQSVSLFGVYGLGLLTALVAALPAVLADPLVPRARGAAAVAAGLTLFVALGLWGAWRLAGASAETVPGVRLRLVQAAIDQRLKWASGERERNVQQHLQLSAAQPSQSSSARPAQPVTHVIWPETAVPFFIDQDARLRQVLGSVAPPGGLVITGAPRTTLDAGGERRYYNSMIAIDGSGAIDGSFDKFHLVPFGEYMPLRRWLPVGAIAGNGAEFSAGPGPVTLDLKGLPPVSPLICYEGIFPSAVLDTGHRPDWLLNLTNDAWYGETAGPHQHFAIVRLRAVEEGRPLVRVANTGISGVVDAYGRVTALLGLGERGFVDADLPKAPAGVTLFGRIGDTTFALLLAGCFLAGLRARNGR from the coding sequence TTGTCCGGCTGGCGCCGGCTCGCCGTCGCGGCGGCGCTGGGCGGGCTCGCCACCTTCGCCCTGCCGCCGGCCGATGCGGTTCCGCTGCTGCTGATCGCCTTCCCGGGGCTGCTCTGGCTGCTCGACGGGGTGCGGACGGGGCGGGGGGCCTTCGCCACGGGCTGGGTCTTCGGGTTCGGCCACCATCTCCTCGGCCTCTACTGGGTCAGCGCCGCGCTGTTCACCGACATCGGGCGCTTCTGGTGGGCGCTGCCGCTGTCGGCCGCCGGGCTTCCGGTGCTGATGGCGATGTTCAGCGGCGGCGCCGTCTGGCTGTTCCATCGGCTGCGCAGCCGCGGCATGGCGCAGGGGCTGGGGAGGCCGCTGCTGTTCGCAGCCTGCTGGGGCCTGTTCGAGTGGCTGCGCGGCCACGTCTTCACCGGCTTCCCCTGGAACCTGATCGGCTATTCGTGGGACGGCGTGCTGCCGGTCCTGCAGAGCGTCTCCCTGTTCGGCGTCTATGGGCTGGGGCTGCTGACCGCGCTGGTCGCGGCGCTGCCGGCGGTGCTGGCCGATCCGCTGGTGCCGCGCGCACGCGGAGCCGCCGCCGTCGCCGCCGGCCTGACGCTTTTTGTCGCACTCGGCCTGTGGGGCGCCTGGCGTCTCGCCGGGGCGTCGGCCGAAACCGTGCCGGGCGTGCGGCTGCGGCTGGTCCAGGCGGCCATCGACCAGCGCCTGAAATGGGCATCGGGCGAGCGCGAGCGCAATGTCCAGCAGCATCTCCAGCTTTCGGCGGCCCAGCCGTCGCAGTCTTCGTCCGCCCGGCCGGCGCAGCCGGTCACCCACGTCATCTGGCCGGAAACGGCGGTTCCCTTCTTCATCGACCAGGATGCGCGGCTGCGGCAGGTCCTCGGGTCCGTGGCGCCGCCGGGCGGGCTGGTCATCACCGGCGCGCCCCGCACCACCCTCGATGCGGGAGGGGAACGGCGGTACTACAATAGTATGATCGCCATTGATGGCAGCGGCGCGATCGACGGCAGTTTCGACAAGTTCCACCTGGTGCCCTTCGGAGAATACATGCCGCTGCGGCGCTGGCTGCCGGTCGGCGCGATCGCCGGAAACGGAGCCGAATTCTCTGCCGGCCCGGGGCCGGTGACCCTGGATCTGAAGGGCCTGCCGCCGGTCAGTCCGTTGATCTGCTACGAGGGAATCTTTCCTTCTGCGGTTTTGGATACCGGTCATAGGCCGGATTGGTTGCTGAACCTGACCAACGATGCGTGGTACGGCGAGACCGCAGGACCCCATCAACACTTCGCGATCGTGAGGTTGCGCGCGGTTGAGGAAGGGCGGCCGCTGGTCAGGGTTGCCAATACGGGTATTTCCGGGGTGGTGGACGCCTATGGACGTGTGACAGCATTGCTTGGGTTGGGCGAGCGGGGTTTTGTCGATGCGGACTTGCCGAAAGCGCCAGCCGGGGTGACGCTGTTCGGCCGCATTGGAGATACGACTTTCGCTCTATTGCTGGCGGGTTGTTTTCTTGCCGGTTTGCGCGCTCGCAACGGGCGTTGA
- a CDS encoding helix-turn-helix domain-containing protein yields MPATATAGAPRGRRASAGRPKTGKPNPIDVHVGSRVRLRRTLLGMSQEKLGEAIGLTFQQVQKYERGANRIGASRLFDLSRVLDVPVSFFFDDMPADAASAPVDDEDGGEGAEERSAGAYEPDPMAKRETLELVRAYYRINDPSVRKRLFELTKAVANAATAESAE; encoded by the coding sequence ATGCCAGCTACAGCAACCGCAGGAGCGCCGCGCGGCCGTCGCGCGTCCGCCGGCCGCCCGAAGACCGGGAAGCCGAACCCCATCGACGTGCATGTCGGATCGCGCGTCCGCCTGCGCCGCACCCTCCTCGGCATGAGCCAGGAGAAGCTGGGCGAGGCGATCGGCCTGACCTTCCAGCAGGTCCAGAAGTACGAGCGCGGCGCCAACCGGATCGGCGCGTCGCGCCTGTTCGACCTCAGCCGCGTGCTGGACGTTCCGGTCTCCTTCTTCTTCGACGACATGCCGGCGGACGCCGCCTCGGCTCCGGTCGATGACGAGGACGGCGGCGAGGGCGCCGAGGAGCGGAGCGCCGGCGCCTACGAGCCGGATCCGATGGCCAAGCGCGAGACGCTGGAACTGGTGCGCGCCTACTACCGGATCAACGACCCGTCCGTGCGCAAGCGCCTGTTCGAACTGACCAAGGCGGTTGCCAACGCCGCGACGGCGGAAAGCGCCGAGTGA